The window GGCAATAGACGGTCAGTTTACTTAAAACCGACCGCAAATTGGATTTTTTTACCTCATAAATAATGGTAAAGTGAACAGAGTTTGTGAGCATAATCTTTCACACGTGATCGGTTACAAAGTTCCCCTGTCCCGTGACTTGGTCCCACAAAAACCACATGTCAAGGTGACCAAGCAGCATGGAACCGACCACTTACGGTTGGTTTTAACAGAATGAAAATGGCATGTAGGGACCTTGTTCACcgaattgttcaaaaccaaaactaATCACAGCTAGGCCGGTCTAGGCTGTAGGCGGTCGGTTATACCCTGTTTCCTCGTAGTATATGTTTAACAAAGTTTCAGCCCTTAAAAGTGGATGCTCCTTACTGGTCCAACTTCAAAGGTTACTTAAATATTGTTCTGCATCATGCAAAAAGGGTGCAAGTGCAACCACTATGTGAACAACTATTTCATCATAACTAGCCGTTCTTGGACAGTTTTTAACTAGGAAACACAAGACTGTGGGCTTGAACCTAGTCTGCTTGGGATATAGATTTTGTGAGTTATCTAAGTGGATGCTTACAAAGATTAATTGGAAAGATCCCAGTAAGTTATAATCTGGTATCTGTTGAGTTATTGATCATTGGGCTGGTTTTGGCAGTGTTTATATAGTTGATTTGTTGCATGAATTGACCATTGACACTGCACTTTCCAGGGAGCCCTGCTGCCAAACCATAGTTGTTGCCTTTGACGCTCCCAGAAATGGTTTTGAGGCAAATGCATGCTTGTTTCCTAATTGGTTTATGAACTCACAGGAGTGTAGATTGGCTTTTATAGCGGATTCTATTCGTGTGAATGAATATTAATTCTGAAACtgatgtatcatgtatgtaGTTGATTAATTGGCGGTAGTAATAATGTTAAGGTAAAAAACATATACAAGATGTCAGAATGATTGATATGATACATTGCATTAGATAACATAGCGATAAAACACGCGTTAGTCCCTGAACAAAACACCAACCAATGTGACCATGACCACATTAATAAGCTAATGGGGTTTGTACGCCATGTATGCTGGTGTTGGAAGTAGAAGAGTTGAAACTTGAAACTCCTAGCATATTTGCTACAATGCTTTCAAGGGTTGTAATGAAAAGACTTTTGCTAACTGGTATACTTGTATTAGAGAAAATAACGAGGTACTTAGACGTCAGAACCAATCAATCACGCGAACATTACCAAATCCACGCATCTAGTCCTAAAGATTGATAGAGGATCTTCTTTCGAAGTACTCTTTTAATAAAACCACTTCGTTCTCAGTCCCCATGGGTAACAATTAGGCTCGTCAAGCCTGTATTGTTTGTAATAGGTCCCTTGGCCTGCACCACAAGAGAAATCACATACAACTCATAGACGAGATTCAGCGCTTGAAGATGAGTTTACCCTATATCAGGTTTATTTTAATGTAATCTACTCCAGGCTGAGGTAAAATGGTTTAATTTTTCTGAATGAAGGCTCCCTTAAATGTTAAAAGTAGTGCTTCTTAATCAGCAGTTTAAAGTATAAACAAATAGAACATTTTGCATGAGAACAGAAAATTGAGCTCCAGTTTCAAATTGAGGCAGAATAAATTTTTGTAATGGAGTCTGTTCTGAAGCAAGTGATGCAATGCATTATTTTTTACAGAAAGCAGGTGAAAGCTCAACTCAATTAACCACTCAACTGACCATTAATTATGCAGTCGTAAAGGGTAAAACTTCTATGAACTACATTTGTTcggttttctattttaatacgTTCTTTAAGCATTCAACATTAGATTTTAAGGAGCTAATGTCTCCAGGAAAATAAATGAAGGGGGGCCTTCTTCTTCGTTTCTGTTCTGATGCTTAATCTATGGGTGATAATAGGTCGTTTTTCATTTGAATTTCTCTGATATTCTACTTCCGAAATGGATCCTATCAAATATTTCACATTTTCTATGATCATCTCTATTTCAGGTATTCGGGGAATCCTCCTTATATAAGATGCatatgaaaggaaaaaaaattagttccATGGTATTAGTATAAAACTCACAAACTAAAGCAAAACTCACATGGAGGATGTGCTATGATTCTGACTTTCTGAGAGCGATATATGAAGAATTGTTTTATTAGCCGGTACATAGCAAATTTCTGCTTAAAGAACTTCGACAGAAGTTAAATTCTGGACAATAATGTTATTTATCATCCATCTTTAGTCACCTTTCCAAATTCATAACATGAGAGGAACATTCCTGCAAATCAAAGATCCTATGATAGTTAAGTTTGCTGCATCAAATTAACTAGTTCTGTCAAACAGAACTAATAAACTCCCAGGAATGATTCCAATGCATGACTGAACCACTGATGCTTAAAATTAGATGGTGCATCGTACATTCACCAGATTGCGAGAGAATGCATTGTAATTTCACAGAGTCTCTAAAATTATATGCTTAAAAACTCTCATAATCTAGACTATTAAAGAGAACatatgaataaaattatgaaaactgGGCCTTAGAGCAACTAAGATCTTTGTTTAGTTTTCTTCTGTTGCTGATAAACTCCATATTTACTGAAATTTTGTTAATCGACTATGCTAACCAAATTTATACGTAAAACCTAAAGTCCTGTTCTTGAACATGTATAACACATAAGAAGTCATTGAACAAGAATGTAATAGATTTGATCATAGATATTCTGTTGGTCACAATAAGGCATAAACATGAGTAACAGAAGTTTAAAAGGTTCGCAGTAATATCAGAACGAACATTAACTTGCTGATCAAGATAACCATATATTCTAAGACTAGGTATTTTGAATAACTAAAGGTAACTTCGCATGTCACTTCTATGTTCCATAAACTAGCACCAGCGCGAGCAAGGAATGTTCCATTAGCCGATACACAGCATATTACTGCTTAAAGAACTTTGACAAAAATTGAATTCTAGGCAGTGATACTGTTTACCTAAGCAGAACGTGGCTCCTAATTGAAGATCCTCTCTGATAGTTTGATAGTTCTATCAAGACTGAACTAATAAATTCCCATGGATGGTCCGAATGCATGCCTTGGAGTATGAGGTTGATAGTACTTCATAAAGTTCTGATAGGAATATCTGGCCTCAAACTCCTTCACTAGCCTTTGGTTGCACGTAATGAAGGGATGCGTCAAAAGTTCATCTGCAGTCCACCTATCTTCCGCCCTCCTTGTTAAACATCTTCTCACAAAATCTTGTGCATTCTCCGACAAATCATCCAACTCAGGCACCAACAAATCCAGCCTGTCATCTTCATAATTCGCAATCATCTCTGCTAAACATTGTGCATCCACGTCAATGCATTTTTTCCATAAGCCCCACTCTCCCAAAAGCATCTCCAAAACAATACAACCAACTGCCCATATGTCCATGGCTGCCTCATGCACTCCAATCACCACGGATTCCGGGGAACTATAAAGCAATGTTCCCCGGTGTTTGTACTCCTGCCCTGCACCCAAAGTTTTTTCCCCTCCCCTCTTTGCCAATCCAAAATCCGCTAATTTCAGATTACACTTAACAACCCCCTTAAATTCATCGCGAGGAATATTAAAAACAAGAACATTACTAGGCTTCATGTCACAATGAACGTACCCTTGTCCATGCACACGAGAGAGACCCTTGAGCAACATCGACGCATAGCAACTAGCTTCATATTCGGGCATCCATCCCTTGGACTTGATCAGCTGCTCTAACGTCCCTCCATCAGCATACTCCAGTACGATATTATAATAACTCGTACCATCTGCATTAGTACTCTTGAAATCCTCGTACTTGAAGCAACCAACAATTTCTTTGCAGCCTCCAAGTTCGCACAACACCGCTTTCTCCAAAGCCAAAGACCACAATAACTTCTCAGAAACCGATTTTACAGCCACTGTTTGGGGAAGATTACAAGCATGAGCGAGTGATGGGGATGCAAATTCGGCCCGAAACACGCAGCCATACGCCCCTCGTCCAAGAAACTTAGTTGGAACCCACCCTGAAGCCATATTGTATGATCAGATAGTGTATGTCTTTAGTGCTGTCAAGTGTAAACAGTGTAAATATATAAGGCCTGTTATTACTTAGGCTCCAAGTTCAAATTTCTATTTCGATTTTGAGTATGTTTTCCAAGTCGGGGGAGAACGGtggattttattgattatcAAGTTTAAATTTCTATTCGGGTTCTGAGTATGTTTTCAAAGTCCTGTAGAATGATAGATTTCATAGCTGTTCTGTGAGAACATACCAACTGAGTTTATCTTCATGCAAAGTGTATTCAATTTATAGTAAACTAGTTcagaatccgcgcgttgcggcggcctataaaaattatattaatgattcaatattaatatttgtaaaattaaataattttgtggctgtctataaaatatatattaatgtttcaaaattaatatttgtaggataaaataatttttatactataaaaatcttgatgtaattccaatactaatatataaaattgaaaaaatttaaaacacgacgaatcttaattttatttgtgttttatttaaaaagtaatcatatttttacattgtcaccttcctccaatttttttggattgattgtgcacaaaaacatcaaaCTTAAATCTTTAAGATAGCGgcctataactacccttgcttttaacaacctttattttttaataccgtataaacaactttcacttaaaagttgcttgaacggaaaCAGATTATGCATGCGTAATTTTTTCctctatacaaagtaaatcatataaaaattaaccataaatatgtccgatgaacaaaacaaatattataaaagaataaccaacaaacatatatcactaatagttaatttattgatatcatccatcaatatcatatcaggattatattcttttcccgtgtttggatttgtcgactcccacatagcggtctataactgcctttacttgcaacaacctttattttttttcacttatcgttgtagaagaacggcaccaccgagctagaaatcgagcaagagaattaTCACCTGAAAAAGGTAGGGTTGTGATATTGAAAGAGAGGAGGCTGTGTtcagatgatccaaaaccccaCAATTTATGGGGGTAtatataggtgcagagagacttgtgtgttacttttttccataattaaataatctgaaacaaaatcagattaaattttcaagctactatattccataaataatctgaaacaaaaataatctgaaacaaaatcagattaaattttcaagctactatattccccagaagattccagtatatttaatttgattattaataatcaaatttatcgaagcaacatctaacccggaatgactgatcaagtatattatcaagcaaaggattcaaaggattatttcagttcgagtcgttcgtgaaccagaccagtgcacaggacgtcaggacatacgaaagcattcagtggattcgatcaacgaattaattgatcaagtcaatcgatcTACTCCAGGATTTACTGCCAAAGGAAATCTTCAgctaagtatatatatatatatatatatattaattgtgaattatgttgaatttaaataattcaagtaattaattaaacacaattaattatatatatgtatatttaattcctATGCTAAGTGGGAAAACTCCTGAATTTGTCTAAGTACTCCACTGTATACAGGAGAAGCACAAATCATgtttgaagcgcaaactttgaccaagtcaaagtttgcgcctcgacATCCTTCAACACTTAGaatatttctaagtacctctCTTTATCTACTGTGAAGAAGAAGTGCAACCCAGGtcaaagcgcaacctttgacttagtcaaagtttgcgacttTGACCTCTCTGTGAAGAAGAGCGCAAGTTTGCCAAACTCTTTATTTGGCTAAGTCACAGGCAACACAGTGGAGTCACCAGtagtggagcgcaacctttgaccaagtcaaaggttgcgactctcaCCCATCTCTCAAGCGCAACTTCATGAAAATGGCTAAGTCCTTCACTGGGAGATCAAGGTgtgcgcaaggtttgactgtatttgaggcgccatgtttgacttatgacattggttatatatatatatacatatgtgaaTATGTATATGGAACCTGCGCCACTTCATGCATTCCTGGGAgatagatttattttcataaatcaaatccgtccaggacgaactcaagtcgtccaggacgaactcgttaaccatggttagttgttggaaagcctataaatagaggttgatgttttcatttgaaaacaactacacactttgtaagtgcacacactatacacattctcgagagttaaattagaagatcgtatttatcgagagtttgtaatagagtgattgtagtctctgcagccgacacttgtgttggaatttgtagcacccgaggattatttctaatacaaagaatattccccgacttgctggagttatttatttacgattgatttaacatggactgaaacagattatccgcaattaaattaaatcgaagaaattggtacgacgtattcaaccccccccttctacgtctgattggacctaacaattggtatcagagctacgctgatcgatatacagatctgagatccgtaaccaatctgaaaagctagctgtccgtacaatcgtaattttatctgataacaatgtcgacacacaagttaggaatcaaagtacctccatttgacaaggatgactacaacaactggaagatgaagatgttgctgtacatcagagttgcaaatcccatgtacattgggattctggaaaatggtccgtttctgcctatgaagattattcctgaatctgttgaaaatggtgttcgtattccacagaagtctgttcccaaagagaaaagtgaatacactgacactgataaggaatatgttgcacaggatcataatctgcaactcataattgttgaatcaatgaccaagacaatgacacatctgatactaagtctgaaaacttcaaagcagatgtgggacactattgaggcattgatggagggatctgaagaagtcagggaaaacagatacgatatgctaattgccagatatgaagcatttcaggcaatacctggagagaacatttctcaaatctatgagagattcatgttgttgttgaatgaactcaccctgcatggaaagacttatccacagaaagagataaacagaaagttctcatttgtgatgccaccccatctagttgttaagacagagaccatccgggaaagaagcgacttcaggactatgactttggaaaagctgtttggaaaactgaagacgtttgagatggaacttgaacagagaaagattatatatggtggtggatcaacagaatccaagagtatggccttacagaagaccactgcactgattgctgatcaaccatactttggttatcaacaattagttgaatatggtatcaatgatcacactgttgctcagagtgattgttcatccatcaaagctgactatccttctaccattactgagattgtagaagctgaagttgatgaagtttctgaagaaccggaggatgagttctacactcaagaagagctggagcagctggaagataagtcaatggcttatatggctgcaaggtttaagcatatcaagttcagaaagaaccctcggtacaagaaagcttcagggaacaagtttcagggtaaaggaggatactcaggctcagggtcaaagagtactggcagtttcaaaccaaacatgtatgacaagagtaaggtcagatgctacaactgcaatgacttagggcactttgcaacagagtgcaggaaacccaaagcggctcctgtcagagaaagaagcaactcatatgagaagaagaattcttatgaggatctgaagaaagagaatgagaagctgaaagctaagttggaagcaatggtggccaagcacaaaggtagggcttacattgctgagggaaaaagctgggatgacacagattctgatgatgaacctgtccagagcaattatgcatttgcattaatggctgacactgtcgaggaatctccatctcaggtatctcctgaaatttctgttgatgacatgactactgctgattataaaaagactataaatgaactaggtcaagagatgtataacttgcacactagtttgttagcttcagaatcagataacagtagtctctctctaaaaatagctaaacttgaagaaaaagtagatgaattggctttagagaaactcatgtacactaaccttaaagatagaattgcttatctagagaataaggagaagtgtagtacagaaattgaggagtcccttaggtctcaggttgctgacctagaaactaagcttagggcttatcagaattctgcttttctacagaaagagatcttggatagtcaaagggttgataagaaggttgctattggccttgactatagttctttggaaagtgccaaaagaaagaagagaaaagagaatgaaggcatatttgtttcagcaggaactgagaatgctcctgaaggaacaaatatacctaaaattctgaagaacaccaagacccctatctttagaatggcacaaacagaacctctgatagaagaagaccttatcatcaaggaagagttgaaaaatgaggaagttgttaagcctcaagtaaaacaggattCACAAgaagtaccttctaattcccatgtcagagatgactcagataaaactggattaggaagtactagttccaacaaaaagaagaacaacaggaatggcaagatagatcctaagaacaccaactctaggaattctaatgctagaaaggtttgtaataattgcaattctactaatcatcttactcatgcatgtaaagtgattaaagtagataattctgtttctagcatgcctaatactgttaacatgaatgctgttcatttgccatgtggtagagtaggttgcatgcaatgtgctatgaatatgatgtctgcatgctttaccatgttgaatgcatctttttctgcaccatctgccatgaatatgaatatgcctgcaccttctgttgcccctgtggcaaagactgctagtccttctaagaagaaggaaactcccaactccaagtctaaaagcacttctgctaagactaaaaaggagaagagtccagtcacccctgaacaagcacatgttaaaccagtttctgttgataatcctgtttctactaaatcacctggacccaagaacgtctgggtaccaaagaaagtttaatccatttgtgaatgcagggcacaggaaggaaaagtaaagttgtgtgggttcttgatagtgggtgttcaagacacat of the Daucus carota subsp. sativus chromosome 4, DH1 v3.0, whole genome shotgun sequence genome contains:
- the LOC108217162 gene encoding mitogen-activated protein kinase kinase kinase 20, with product MASGWVPTKFLGRGAYGCVFRAEFASPSLAHACNLPQTVAVKSVSEKLLWSLALEKAVLCELGGCKEIVGCFKYEDFKSTNADGTSYYNIVLEYADGGTLEQLIKSKGWMPEYEASCYASMLLKGLSRVHGQGYVHCDMKPSNVLVFNIPRDEFKGVVKCNLKLADFGLAKRGGEKTLGAGQEYKHRGTLLYSSPESVVIGVHEAAMDIWAVGCIVLEMLLGEWGLWKKCIDVDAQCLAEMIANYEDDRLDLLVPELDDLSENAQDFVRRCLTRRAEDRWTADELLTHPFITCNQRLVKEFEARYSYQNFMKYYQPHTPRHAFGPSMGIY